One genomic segment of Streptococcus salivarius includes these proteins:
- a CDS encoding VIT family protein yields MEDKNFAERLNILRAGVLGANDGIISIAGVVIGVASATSNIWFILISALSAIFAGAFSMAGGEYVSVSTQKDTEEAAIAKEEALLERSPEAARESLYQTFLSQGDCETAAEVKVNQAFNKNPIKVLVEEKYGVDLDEITNPWHAAVSSFLAFSVGSLPPALAIMLFPEPYRIPVTVVVVALTLLLTGYISAKLGKAPVKQAILRNLTVGLLTMLVTFLVGHVFHVNV; encoded by the coding sequence TTGGAAGATAAGAATTTTGCAGAGCGTTTGAATATTTTGAGAGCAGGTGTTTTGGGTGCCAATGATGGCATTATTTCCATTGCAGGAGTGGTTATCGGTGTGGCTAGTGCGACATCAAACATTTGGTTCATCTTGATTTCTGCCTTGTCAGCCATTTTTGCCGGTGCCTTTTCGATGGCCGGTGGCGAATATGTCAGTGTCTCAACGCAAAAAGATACCGAAGAAGCTGCCATCGCTAAGGAAGAAGCTCTCCTGGAACGCTCACCTGAAGCAGCTAGAGAGAGTTTGTACCAAACCTTCCTCAGTCAGGGGGATTGCGAAACAGCAGCTGAAGTTAAGGTTAATCAAGCCTTCAATAAGAATCCGATTAAGGTCTTAGTTGAGGAAAAATATGGGGTGGATTTGGATGAAATTACGAATCCATGGCATGCTGCTGTATCTAGTTTCCTGGCTTTTTCAGTTGGTTCCTTGCCACCAGCCCTAGCTATCATGCTGTTCCCAGAGCCTTATCGTATTCCTGTAACAGTGGTCGTGGTTGCCCTTACCTTGCTCTTAACTGGATATATCAGTGCCAAGCTCGGAAAAGCACCTGTTAAACAAGCGATTTTGCGTAACTTGACAGTAGGACTCTTGACCATGCTTGTGACCTTCTTGGTCGGGCATGTCTTCCATGTGAATGTGTAA